One part of the Trichomycterus rosablanca isolate fTriRos1 chromosome 25, fTriRos1.hap1, whole genome shotgun sequence genome encodes these proteins:
- the si:dkey-181m9.8 gene encoding E3 ubiquitin-protein ligase RNF31, producing MTRVTSGLECETLAECNYCYPTEVLSEVRDVTAAFLDLHLYVGYYYYPNNDRKKLVCLRGTVPVIYEGTQYNIPVCIWLHETHPQNPPRCLVCPVASMVINSRSSSVNEQGHVLLHCLSNWKSNWSNLSIVLEEMVAAFQRESPLFSTYPVRSRDHRRSDSSDGSLTNTVGNSVHRKFSHPEMSSSSYVNQSAINSASMGMKASPTMAGAGELSSVKRSYTQELLDFGITFGASNVPNNPTNPFITAPNVNTSNPEDIQNLFKSLQLERTVGTYQLDNKDTKDIPHVWRQSQGHEGNLFTPTGLLSDTHRVLVSHLPVGVCPHRMKNKLTIYFQRRQNGGGEVVAVTYPSVQPDQAVITFRHYKDAARVLIEPHRLITVEEQQVVIHLKKFVGRQVAIPEDVQGEKAEVFSIISSLEGSNFSPADVLEAVQACQDVPSALKYLTHDCPICREQMSFSKMITMTHCSCTFCETCFKAYFSSVIKEKSIEHAVCPMCNEPDVRGAGRREESMEYFNLLDTKIRHYLDTQTHELFQSKLRDKALQEMPNFRWCAHCSFGLLHEADRLRMDCPSCRKSTCFKCKNPWAPQHEGLSCEKFKEWQQLNSPEFQNSRLEVLLSRNKIDCPKCKFRFFLSKGGCLHFKCTQCQHEFCGGCSRPFRLGSACDFSAECAAKGLHAHHPRDCLYHLRDWNVSRLHSLLQRYEVSHPFVSRQKDDGGQRGPRGVCAVMEHKEPGSVREEPCGRPASPEFNNYCTLHFKECLVELINQNRLDPVVLLDENELRVELGRWKVPVPEKEPLETEKLYKKRLKQILIEKVPLTGRAVLGVNPAASPTPSPSPTSPMPAGAPWYSMLNPSRAKAEDSQLLLLLND from the exons ATGACTCGTGTAACTTCTGGTTTGGAGTGTGAAACATTAGCAGAG TGTAACTACTGCTACCCAACTGAAGTTCTGTCTGAAGTCAGAGATGTCACAGCAGCTTTTCTAGACCTGCACTTGTATGTCGGCTATTACT ATTACCCTAACAATGACAGGAAGAAGCTGGTATGCTTGCGTGGCACCGTCCCCGTTATTTATGAAG GTACTCAATACAACATCCCAGTGTGCATCTGGCTCCATGAGACACACCCACAGAACCCACCGCGCTGCTTGGTTTGCCCCGTAGCTTCGATGGTGATTAACAGCAGAAGCAGCAGTGTGAACGAGCAAGGCCATGTGCTCCTGCACTGCCTCAGCAACTGGAAAAGC AACTGGTCCAACTTGTCCATTGTCCTGGAGGAGATGGTGGCTGCATTTCAGCGAGAATCACCTCTGTTCTCCACTTATCCAGTCAGATCTCGGGATCATCGCAGATCTGATTCGTCTGATGGCAG TCTGACCAACACCGTTGGTAACTCGGTTCACAGGAAGTTCTCGCACCCTGAAATGTCGTCGTCATCATATGTGAATCAGTCAGCCATCAACT CAGCGTCTATGGGAATGAAAGCCAGCCCAACGATGGCTGGTGCAGGCGAGCTGAGCAGCGTGAAGAGGTCGTACACACAGGAACTGCTAGATTTTGGGATTACATTCGGAGCATCCAACGTCCCAAACAACCCAACTAACCCGTTTATCACTG CTCCGAATGTAAACACCTCTAATCCAGAAGACATTCAGAACCTGTTTAAAAGCCTTCAGCTGGAAAGAACAGTCGGCACATACCAGCTCGACAACAAAGACACAAAGG ATATCCCCCACGTGTGGAGGCAGAGTCAGGGCCACGAAGGGAACCTTTTCACACCGACAGGGTTACTCAGTGATACACACAGGGTTCTGGTGAGCCACCTGCCCGTGGGCGTGTGTCCTCACAGAATGAAGAACAAACTCACTATTTACTTCCAACGGAGGCAGAATGGAGGCGGCGAGGTGGTGGCGGTTACGTACCCTTCGGTTCAGCCCGATCAGGCCGTCATCACCTTCAGACACTACAAAG ATGCAGCACGTGTTCTCATAGAGCCACACCGGCTCATCACGGTGGAAGAACAGCAAGTTGTAATCCATCTTAAAAAGTTTGTAGGCCGTCAG GTGGCCATCCCAGAGGACGTTCAGGGCGAGAAAGCAGAGGTGTTCAGCATTATCTCGAGTCTGGAGGGGAGTAATTTTAGCCCTGCAGATGTGCTGGAGGCAGTTCAGGCATGCCAAGATGTTCCGTCTGCTCTCAAATACCTTACGCATGACTGCCCTATCTGCCGGGAGCAGATGTCCTTCAGTAAG ATGATCACCATGACCCACTGCTCATGTACGTTCTGTGAGACCTGCTTCAAAGCCTACTTCTCATCCGTTATTAAAGAGAAGAGCATTGAGCATGCGGTTTGCCCAATGTGTAACGAGCCTGATGTGCGCGGTGCAGGACGGAGGGAGGAGTCCATGGAATATTTTAACCTGCTTGACACAAAG ATCAGGCATTATCTGGATACTCAGACCCACGAGTTGTTTCAGAGTAAGCTAAGGGACAAAGCTCTGCAGGAGATGCCCAACTTCCGCTGGTGTGCTCAC TGTTCTTTCGGGCTCCTCCACGAAGCGGACAGACTAAGGATGGACTGCCCAAGCTGCAGAAAAAGCACATGCTTCAAGTGCAAGAACCCA TGGGCTCCTCAGCACGAGGGACTGTCTTGTGAGAAGTTCAAGGAGTGGCAACAGTTAAACAGCCCGGAGTTTCAAAACTCACGTCTGGAGGTCCTTCTCAGCCGAAATAAAATAG ACTGCCCAAAATGCAAGTTCCGGTTCTTCCTTTCTAAGGGCggatgtttacattttaagtgCACCCAGTGCCAGCATGAATTTTGCGGAGGCTGCAGTCGACCCTTTAGACTGGGCTCA GCGTGTGATTTCTCCGCTGAGTGTGCTGCTAAAGGTTTACATGCCCATCATCCCAGAGACTGCCTGTACCATCTTAGAGACTGGAATGTGTCCAGATTGCACTCTCTGCTACAG CGTTATGAAGTGTCTCACCCGTTTGTGTCCAGACAGAAGGACGATGGTGGACAGAGGGGCCCAAGAG GTGTGTGTGCCGTGATGGAGCACAAAGAGCCAGGCAGTGTAAGAGAAGAGCCATGTGGGCGTCCAGCGTCCCCAGAATTCAACAATTACTGCAC GCTGCATTTTAAGGAGTGTCTGGTAGAGCTGATTAACCAGAACAGACTCGACCCAGTGGTGCTGCTGGATGAAAACGAGCTGCGTGTCGAACTCGGTCGCTGGAAGGTCCCGGTCCCAGAGAAGGAGCCTCTGGAAACAGAAAAGCTCTACAAGAAACGACTGAAACAG ATCTTGATCGAGAAGGTGCCGCTGACCGGCAGGGCTGTTTTGGGGGTGAACCCAGCTGCCTCTCCTACCCCGTCACCCTCCCCCACCTCCCCGATGCCCGCTGGTGCTCCCTGGTACTCAATGTTGAACCCAAGTAGAGCCAAAGCTGAGGACTCCCAACTTCTGCTGCTGCTTAATGATTGA
- the impa1 gene encoding inositol monophosphatase 1 yields MSDLWQEAMDHAVALARKAGEIVRDAVQNDMKIMCKSSSVDLVTKTDQKVEQLIISSVKEKFPTHGFIGEESVAAGEPCILSENPTWIVDPVDGTTNFVHGYPFVAICIGFAVNKTLEFGVVYSCMEDKMYTARKGKGAFCNGEPLQVSDQKEINQSIIATEFGSNRDPEVVDKIFSNMRKILCLPVHGMRGVGSAALNMCLVAAGCVEAYYEIGIHCWDIAAAAVIVEEAGGVLLDLAGGPMDLMSRRIVAANNDVIAERVVKEVEAFPAVRDDAPLQT; encoded by the exons ATGTCTGATCTGTGGCAGGAAGCCATGGACCACGCTGTGGCTCTGGCCAGGAAAGCAGGAGAG ATTGTGAGGGACGCTGTGCAGAATGATATGAAGATCATGTGTAAGAGCTCCTCTGTGGATCTGGTGACTAAAACTGATCAGAAAGTGGAGCAGCTCATTATTTCCTCAGTGAAGGAGAAATTCCCCACACATgg TTTTATAGGTGAAGAGTCAGTGGCTGCTGGAGAGCCCTGCATTCTGTCTGAAAACCCGACCTGGATCGTGGACCCGGTGGACGGCACCACCAACTTTGTACATGG atacCCATTCGTTGCTATATGTATTGGCTTTGCTGTCAATAAAACG CTGGAGTTTGGAGTGGTGTACAGCTGTATGGAGGATAAGATGTACACGGCGCGTAAGGGGAAGGGGGCGTTTTGTAACGGGGAGCCTCTCCAGGTATCGGACCAGAAAG AGATCAACCAGTCAATTATCGCCACAGAGTTCGGCTCAAACAGAGATCCTGAAGTGGTCGACAAGATCTTCTCCAACATGAGGAAGATACTTTGCCTGCCAGTGcatgg GATGCGTGGTGTGGGTTCGGCAGCACTGAACATGTGTTTGGTGGCCGCTGGTTGTGTGGAGGCGTATTACGAAATTGGGATCCACTGCTGGGACATCGCGGCGGCCGCCGTCATAGTGGAAGAGGCGGGTGGAGTTCTCCTGGATCTAGCAG GCGGGCCGATGGATCTGATGTCCAGACGAATCGTTGCAGCGAATAACGACGTGATTGCAGAGAGAGTCGTCAAAGAAGTGGAGGCATTTCCTGCCGTCCGGGACGATGCTCCTTTACAGACTTAA
- the fbxl7 gene encoding F-box/LRR-repeat protein 7 gives MGASQGKQSGSEGKGSSSISSDLSSSTDQTSTKALKNAATSEDSDVSMRTLSTPSPALILPRSSPAFFNGSSLSFSPETTGLTYPQRGMCQSKDQHQGAPIDMLPDHAFLQIFAHLPTNQLCRCARVCRRWYNLAWDPRLWRTVRLTGDVSHVDRALRVLTRRLCQDTPNVCLTVEMVVLSGCRRLTDRGLYTLAQCCPELRRLDLAGCYNVSNEAVFEVVSRCPNLEHLDVSGCSKVTCISLTREASIKLSPLHGQQISVRFLDMSDCFALEDEGLHTIAAHCTQLTHLYLRRCVRLTDEGLRFLVIYCPAVRELSVSDCRFVSDFGLREIAKLEGHLRYLSIAHCGRITDVGIRYIAKYCSRLRYLNARGCEGITDHGIEHLAKSCSKLKSLDIGKCPLVSDAGLEVLALNCFNLKRLSLKACESITGRGLQVVAANCFDLQLLNVQDCDMPLEALRFVKRHCKRCIIEHTNPAFF, from the exons ACTCGGACGTGAGCATGCGTACTCTGAGCACGCCCAGTCCTGCTCTCATCCTTCCTCGCTCCTCGCCCGCCTTCTTCAATGGCTCCTCGTTGTCATTCAGTCCCGAGACCACGGGCCTCACCTACCCCCAGCGTGGGATGTGTCAATCCAAAGACCAGCATCAGGGCGCCCCCATCGACATGCTGCCGGACCACGCCTTCCTTCAGATATTCGCCCATCTGCCCACCAACCAGCTGTGCCGCTGTGCCCGGGTGTGCCGCCGATGGTACAACTTGGCGTGGGACCCGCGGCTCTGGAGGACTGTGCGCCTGACCGGCGACGTTTCTCACGTGGACCGGGCGCTGCGGGTGCTGACGCGCCGGCTGTGTCAGGACACGCCCAACGTGTGTTTGACTGTGGAGATGGTGGTGTTGAGCGGCTGCCGCAGACTCACTGACCGGGGTCTGTACACGCTGGCACAGTGCTGCCCCGAGCTACGGCGACTCGACCTGGCCGGATGCTACAACGTGTCTAACGAGGCTGTGTTCGAGGTGGTCTCGCGATGCCCTAACCTGGAGCACCTGGATGTCTCAG GCTGCTCGAAGGTGACGTGTATCAGCCTGACGCGGGAAGCCTCCATCAAGCTCTCGCCTCTGCACGGTCAGCAGATCTCCGTCCGCTTCCTGGACATGAGCGACTGCTTCGCGCTGGAGGACGAGGGTCTGCACACCATCGCGGCTCACTGCACCCAGCTGACGCACCTCTACCTGCGCCGCTGCGTCCGCCTGACCGACGAGGGCCTGCGCTTCCTGGTCATCTACTGCCCGGCGGTGCGCGAGCTGAGCGTCAGCGACTGCCGCTTCGTCAGCGACTTCGGCCTGCGCGAGATCGCCAAACTGGAGGGTCACTTACGCTACCTGAGCATAGCGCACTGCGGTCGCATCACAGACGTGGGCATCCGCTACATCGCTAAGTACTGTTCCAGACTGCGCTACCTGAACGCCCGCGGCTGCGAGGGAATCACGGACCATGGCATCGAGCACCTCGCCAAGAGCTGCTCCAAGCTCAAAAGCCTGGACATCGGTAAATGCCCGCTGGTGTCGGACGCCGGGCTAGAGGTTCTGGCGCTCAACTGCTTCAACCTGAAGCGTCTGAGCCTGAAGGCCTGCGAGAGCATCACGGGCCGCGGGCTTCAGGTGGTGGCGGCTAACTGTTTCGATCTCCAGCTGCTCAACGTGCAGGACTGCGACATGCCCCTGGAGGCGCTGCGGTTTGTTAAGCGCCACTGCAAACGCTGCATCATCGAACACACCAACCCGGCGTTTTTCTAA